In Palaemon carinicauda isolate YSFRI2023 chromosome 1, ASM3689809v2, whole genome shotgun sequence, the genomic stretch TTAGTGCCCTTTGGGAGAATGCATCTGTTTAGTGCAATGGGCATTAATAAGCTATTGGTTCCAATCATCTTATTTTCCATCTGCTCGCATGAGAATACTGCAGGATATCTAATAAGACCCGTGGTGGATCAAATAGGAGAACCAGTTGGCCGTAGCATCTCTACATGCCCTTCCTTCAGATTTCTTCTTGTTGTTGGGTGCTTCTcgccaagggtggggagcccatcttcgTCAGGAAAAAGTGACGGGAATATGGGCACAGGAAGACAAGCCGTTCCAAATAAACGACTAGAAAAGGAAAGAATTGTACCTACTGCTACTCCACTTCATGGATACCGTCAAAGGTCACTTGGTTGTGTTCATGAGTGACAGACAATATGACTTTAGTGGCATACATCAAAAAGCAAGGAGGCTCTGTGCCTCTCCTCCATTGCCAGTTGGCAGTAGGGATGCAACATTGGGCTCAGGAGAATGCTGTTCAACTCTCAGCCAGTTTCATCCCAGGGAAAAGGAATGTGATAGCAGATAACCTGAGCTAACTAGAGACAATAGTTGGTTCCAATGCAGTTGTCAGGATTTCTCCGCAAGTCTTCTGCATCGGCCTAAAAGACAAAGTTGTGTTGTGGAaggaatattgctccactcaaggccACTATTCACCTGGGTGCGGATTTTTAGTTTTTCTGCAGAAGGAGAAACTTCTGTCAGGTACTGTGGTGAAAGGGATATTGTTCAGCCTTAAACTAGGTGTTTAAAACTGAATGGAATTAACCTTTCCTCCTCATAGGAACTTTCAGCTTTGGTCAAAAGTCTTGAGCAGTGTTGTCCATCTCGGGACCCCTGACATGGAATGATAAAGGCTCCAAGGGCTTGAAAATAAAACCTTGTGAACTCCTCTATAAAGCCACGGACAGAGCCCCGACACTAAAACCAATATTCCTTCACACCTTAGCATAATTAAAGTGGGTGGGTGAGCTTCATGGTCTGGTCTCTTATCTTTTCTCACTCCAAGGGGTGGAGAGACCTGTCAATCTCCTTTGTACCTGAATTCATAGCAAAGTCCCAAAATTTAACTACTgtgttccagctttgccaaaatatGTATCCATAAATAAATAATTCTAGGTTTGTATTAGTTGAGGAatgatacaaattatctacgaatttgtcatgtctgGAAGAGAGATTACCTCTACTGCCCACGATTTGAAGGATTTTTCCCACAGATCGCTAGATACATTCTCTAGGTCCTGTCATGGCCACCCAACAGTTggtgtaaattttatgctccttaGCATTGTCTCATCATCAGTTACTTCTAAAGTGTCTGGTGTAAGAGCTGAATGAATGGAATCTTCCTCTCTCCTGACTCTCCCTACTTTGGAAGTAACAACAGTGATGGGCACTCCAGTAGGTAAGCACATTTTTATGGGTTATATTCATGAAATGTAtcctttaataatatttatatgtacttgAATGTTTCAACATGAATTTCATCAGTTATCAGGCAGTGATGCTTTCACTTCCCCCTGAGACATTTTAGGCTTGCCCTTGCCTCCTATCAGAGCCGGTCATGACTTTTTGTGGGTCAAGGATCAGACAGACACACTTATTTTGTTGCATGGGGTCTTCCTCCCACATAAGGACGACTCCCCAAATAAATgaggagactttgtaacaaaatacaaattttagaaatattaattttttctagctatacagaCCCAAGTCTTTTACCTAGGCTATATTACCCTCCTTTACCACCCCACAAGTCCCAACCAAAAGACTAGTGTCAGCTTATATGCTACCATAGTCTCACTGAATTGCTGGTGGGTACATGAGACAACCATATAATGTTGCCATACCAGCAAGAATTCTAAATTATCATAGCAATGAGTGCAAGAGCTTACCCcaaataaatgactcaggtttgtatagttagaaaaaatataattgagCAAAGTTGCAAAATGTTTTGTTGTTGGATTCTAgtgtcattagaaatgtgaaggtAATAGTTACCAGTTAGTGAGTTTTGAACGAAAATCACCAAGACTGGTTAACGACTTGCTTCATACTTAACAACAGTTCCTGGACACGACACTTACCTTTACTCTTTCCtactgtagtgttttttttttttttttcttgacaattaCATTGAGAAGTCCCCAAAAGTATCATCCTTAGAGGTAGAATTACTGTATTAAAATAAACAGAAGATATAAGATTCTTTTATTATTCTATGTTTAGGAAAGTTTAACTATCCCTCCGTCTTACTAAATGTACGCATTCTGGAAAGATTcaatgaaataaaggaaatttaatatgaaaatatggtTACCCAATAATCCTGTACAGTAGACCCACCCACTTTTTCACAAGCAAAATTGAGAGAGGGTTCTCTACAAATGGTAATTAGCAAGACAACAGTCAGTAAAGGGTGCATCACTGTGGGTAGGGTAGTATGAAATAGAGTTGAAAGTCTTTGTCttgtaataatttctttatttttttgagtGAGGTGATAtatgttggtgagattgtttaatatgtgttttgtgttgtcaatggtaccagtagattgggtttgtgcatgtattgtaccactatataagggtaagggagatgtgcatgagtgttgtaattcaagaggtattagtttgttgagtgtagttggaaaagtgtatgatagagtaatgattaataggattaaggataaaacagagaatgcaatcttggaagtacagggtggttttagaagaggtaggggttgtatgaatcagatttttacagttaggcagatatgcgagaaatatttagcaaaaggtaaggaggtgtatgttgcgtttatggatctggagaaagcgtatgatagagttgatagggaagcaatgtggaatgtgatgaggttatatggagttggtggaaggttgttgcaagcagtgaaaagtttctacaaaggtagtaaagcatgtgttagaataggagaTGAAGTGAGCGatgggtttccggtgagagtggggctgagacagggatgtgtgatgtcgccgtggttgtttaacttgtatgttgatggagtggtgagagaggtgaatgctcgagtgcttggacgaggattaaaactggtagcagacacagaagagaagcttgaccgactagtgacagaatttggaagggtgtgtgagagaaggaagttgagagttattgtgggtaagagtaaggttatgagatgtacgagaagggaagatggtgcaagattgaatgtcatgttgaatggagagttacttgagaaggtggatcagtttaagtacttggggtctgttgttgcagcaaatggtggagtggaagcagatgtacgtcagagagtgaatgaaggttgcaaagtgttggggtcagttaagggagtagtaaaaaatagagggttgggcatgaatgtaaagagagttctatatgagaaagtgattgtaccaactgtgatgtatggatcggagttgtggggaatgaaagtgatggagagacagaaattgaatgtgtttgagatgaagtgtctaaggagtatggctggtgtatctcgagtagatagggttaggaacgaagtggtgagggtgagaacggatgtaaaaaatgagttagcggctagagtggatatgaatgtgttgaggtggtttggccatgttgagagaatggaaaatggctgtctgctaaagaaggtgatgaatgcaagagttgatgggagaagtacaagaggaaggccaaggtttgggtggatggatggtgtgaagaaagctttgggtgataggaggatagatgtgagagaggcaaaagagtgtgctagaaataggaatgaatggcgagcgattgtgacacagttccggtaggccctgctgcttcctccggtgccttagatgaccgcggaggtagcagcagtaggggattcagcattatgaagcttcatctgtggtggataatgtggtagggtgggctgtggcaccctggcagtaccagctgaactcggctgagtccctggttaggctgggaggaacgtagagagtagaggtccccttttttgttttgtttcattgttgatgtcggctaccccccaaaattgggggaagtgcctttggtatatgtatgtatgtattcagtagTACTGTTTAGTATTTTATtgactggtaatttttttttttcttcagcactAGCCAGGAGGATGGGATACGTATCTGAATACACTCCACCAACCATGTCAGATTTGCCAGTTCCAAGTGGCTCATGGGCTGAGGCTCATTCCAAGAAACAGACCAAGCATAATCTTCGGTTACTGGCTGGTATTGCCTTTTCAGCTGTTACCTTTGCTGTTGTAAGTACATTATTGTATTAATTCATTGTGGCTTTAAACTTTGGTGTACTGGAAAGCAACATATTTTATAGTAAAGAGTAATTAAATTTTATGCAAATTTCTTGTGAGTGTTAATTGGACTAAGTATAAATCTGTAAATGTAGTCAAATTTCCATTAGATAATTGAGCTCTGTTTTACTAACTTGAAAAGTAATCAAAGTATTTCATTAGCTATTTTTTCAAAGGAAATTATTTGACAAGTAGTTGAAAAATGCAAAAAATTTCCTCTACCTTTCCTAGCAATAGGGAGATTCGGCATAAGGATTAGGTTGTACACACcaaaagattatacagtagttaCACATTCTTTGAGATACAGAATGAACCACTAATGAAGGACTTTGGTAATGGATTCGTCTCTTTGACATCCCTGTGAGTGTTTCTTGCATCTGCATGTAACACTGTATTGGACAAAAGTAAAACCCTAGTCAAACAGGTCATTAGATAAGTTTTGTAATAtactaattgttccgtaaccgaaatacaaaccacgctatttacattgggtttacctttagcgcagctgaaatgacgagccaatagttttaacgagggttaattacccccgcgctagttagcggggggtaggggaagggtagcttgctacccctccccccccacacaccggtgacttgctccacttcacttttggctcggcgatgaacagacgtgtctgtccatagtcctcgttgacagcctttaatcttttttctgctttttctttactacagcttgtgtgtttgtttgaagttgactaccgtttattattattatctttactatgcgtacgtgtcctggtgttgccggccgcccttgtgggacctttatgtcggccttagagacggatcctcacaccctttgccctcagtgtcggggccgacggtgtgaccaggaaaacgtgtagggagtggtctgcctcccagtgggagaggtttggccgccggcgtaagaagaagtccaagagagaccgttctccttcggggattgccttgaaggaggagggtTCTCGGGagacttctttcgccgcccaaacctcctccgaagctccccctcgtccggctcctaaggagagtcggccgagtggtagcgcagcccctagttctgtttcccgaccttgggtggggggagagggcgtcgcctcccatagcggggcggttccccctcctcttccgggggaggttgttgataattcattgaataatgatgatctcttacagatttgggcttccctggggcttaagggcttgccctccagggtcgccttgattgaccttgtctcgttgggggccgccgttaagcagtcgccggcggtagcagaggtagaccctctgtctatcgtcgacgtcgtggtggcagaggcctacGACGgggctgggcaatcctctgcaggtgcagttgaggatgtcggtgctgacggctctcctcccccttccgtacatccttcgaagggggaagtgagtcctacggg encodes the following:
- the COX7B gene encoding uncharacterized protein COX7B, with product MFARTALVVRNPAISRPLARRMGYVSEYTPPTMSDLPVPSGSWAEAHSKKQTKHNLRLLAGIAFSAVTFAVAKGSGLIELGLGPKIGK